The genomic window AAGAAATTAACACTCAAACATGATttactatggtgtgtgtgtattgataaCCATGTGTACTGATAAATCACCCGTCTATTAATCCACCTTCAAAGGGGTGGAAAAAAGGACAGGGAATTGACAGCGTCTTAATGCTTTTGGACCCAACTTGCTAGGGGATATTTTAGTGCAAAGACTAACCTTACAAACTCTCCAAATATAAAACTGGCTGAATAAAGGCTGCAGCCTTTAACACCTGCTGCTCTTACACATGAAGACAAAAACCAAGGCGATTTTAAAGTTTCTCACTTTCTAGTTGAGCCTGTACCTCATTAAATAGGAAtcaattttacacacacacacaccaaaaaattgGACATTgaacattttataaaatcaaataatataacttttatagtttaatattttataaaaacaaaacacataaaagatCAATGAAATGCTAAATAAAGAGAATATGTCAAAATACCTACCCAACACTGGGAAGCAGACAAGTATCCACGAAGAACCTGTGGCACACTATGATTCTTCCAGTGAAAACCATGCTTGCTTTAGCGAGTTAAGATACTCAATGCAGCTCAACCCACTTAAATGCATCCAGCATACCCACCCTTACCTGGATTGGGCTTCGGCCTTACATTTGCAGCATCATCTCCATTGATGGTCACTGTCACAACATGTGTGGTACAGTTTGACAAGCCTGGATTCATGCACACAGCTGAGAAAAGAAGTGACAACTTGTCTTAAGAAATGAGGCAAGTGCTTCCTTGTTTCACTAGATGTCACAGAGGAGGTGAGCCTCAGGGTTCATGCCATCAGTATCTAGTCAGTAGATGCTACCAGACTgtagaatgtgatcaaaataaaaTGCTCTCAGAGTTCCTGGAGTTCCTGCACCAGTCTGGGGGGTCTGAGGGTTGATGGTTCTGATGGGGACGAACAACCCTAGTGAGGAGTGGCCACGGACAGGTGAGAAAGTAGCAAGGTTTGCTGCGCACTGCAGACAAGTTGGTTTCACAGTTTTCAGTTTCAGTTCTCTACGTGCTCTCGTGCAGAAGAGTGGTTCACTTGCAGATGGAGAGCCCGCCTTTTTAATTTGGGGTAAAGGGGCACCGAAACACTGTCTTATTGTATGGCCCATGCTGACCTTCCTCAGCCCTGGAGGACTAGAATTACAAACATCACTGCACGTGACTGGAAACCAATCTAAATCCCTGGTCCCTCTCTGCCTGCACTCCAACCATACAGAAGCCCTGTTACATTAATGTTCAAGAAACTGACATCTGAAACGCAATACAAACCTGGAGAACATTCAGCAACATCGCCTTTGTAGCCAGTTTCTTCCTCTAGCTCCCGCAGAGCAGCTGCTTCTGGGCTTTCCCCATCGTCGATGAGCCCTGGAGGACAGATGGGAAGCCAGTTCTTTGAACATCTTTCTAACAGTTCCTAAGGAGCTGACTTAGGAAAGTCACGGTCACCCTTGCATACCAAGCAGGTTATGGTAGGTGTTTCTCCTGCCTCTTGCTTACATCCAGATGTTTTCATGAACATCTCAGCCATGTTCTGTACAAGAGGAGCAGCACCGTGAGGAAAGATGATTTGGTGGTGGCCAAACAGCCTAGGTTTTGGAGCCAGTTATGTGACTATAATACAAGAGGctgattctttgtttcattttttggtATGGTAACCATTTACTTATCTTGCTTTCCTTCCTCACAGAAAAATCCTGAGGCCTAGCAATAAAGTGCCAGGAGGAAGTGCCCTGAAGGTTGCTATGGAGACCAGATAGTCAGGGAGAAAGTAAAAACTCAGGTTCATTTTCCTGAATGGAATACAACCGTGTAAAGAACAAGTAAAATGTAggttattaaattattaaattactttcagtgttattattttcttaataaaatggcAAGTGAGAAAGAAACTAGCTAACTATATATTGCTGTGAATTGGGCTTTGTTAAGTGGGTAAACACTGCACTTAAACCCTAGCGAGCTTCATGAAACTGGCTGTAAAGTATACCACTTTTGATAAATACACGGGGTTTATTGATTCCTTCATGAGTACAGTCCAATACATTGCTATAATactgtgtggggctggagagatggctcagaggttaagatcactgcctgctcttccagaggtccctagCCTTAGACATGTTTATTACTTAAACATTTGCCACGTGGACAGATGAAAAGATGTTAAGACATAAGCAATGTGATGCTCAGTCTCAGGCAAAGGACCTGGCGTTACTCACCTGCTGGAAACTCCAGGCAGTAGCCACCCATTGGGGGTCGGAACTGCTTCACCAGAACAATACACTCATAATGAAGAGTTCTTTGCAGCACTGGGATGATTGACACGCCTGTCAAACAGAAACACAGCTAAGGAATCCTTAAGAAAGGTCAGCAATCCGACATAAATTTCAGATTTGAAGATGCATCTAAAATACTCTGAATTTGCTGTTGAAGCAGTGAGCAATTAATTAATCTACATGTTGGCAGCCAACTCTGAACTAGtctcatttaataatgtaaaatataagctgggcggtggcggcgaacatctttagttccagcagaggcaggcggttctctgagtttgaggccagcctggtccactgagttctgggatggccagggctacacagagaaaccctgtcacacacacacacaccagaaaacaaaacaaaaacaagaacccacccaacaaacaaaaacaacaacaaaaaaaaaacaagaaaagaaactaaaaagtaACACTTCTGTCGGATTTTAAAATACTCTTAATTATAAAAAGTTCACTTTTTGTTGTCAAAacatccttttcctttttctcttttagatggAGCCTATGTGTGTCTACTGCCTGGGCTAACTCAAACTCATGATTTCCCTGCTCCAGGCTCCCAAGTGTATAGGACTACAGGTGTGAACTACCAGCTCagtcacaattttttaaaaaatgaagttgaaattgaaattaaacatGTCACACCGGGCCAAGCATGGGAAGCCCCTGCTCCCCAGGCAGCCAGTGAGGTGACTCCTGGTGAAGAGTGTCTGCGGCCACTAGATCTCCTTTATGCCAGAAGCCAGTGAAGATCCGCTGTGTCTTCTCTGTCAATGGTCCGACTTCTGCTATTCTAGAATATAAGCTCTTCTGCTCCAAATAATTTGGccttaaaacaaaaccagaaagtcGCTGGCTGTGGAGAGAGACCCTATCAAGGAGGATTGTTAGCATCTCCCAGATGCATTGATAGTTAAGAGCAGCTGGAGCAAAGAAATTTTTGCctcctacaaaaacaaaacaaaccaagataACAAAGCTTGTGGCTACCAGGATGTTTCTGGTGCGGTTACAGCCAAGTCATTTATGCCTGGAAGGGGAGGTGCACGGAAGCCCTTTCCCAATTCTTTTTCCGCTCAACTGAAGCATGAAGGTGGGTGATCATTTCACCACACCTTCAGGCACTCACTTTCAGAGTACAAAGGGCTCCAGTGGTCCTAACATATGAAGACACAGCATGTACCTTCAAATTATACTGACATAGGTTAATACATCTTTCCTTCAAAAACTGCCCTTAGCTTAGAAAACAGGAGCCAGAAGTTACTTATACAGAGAATTCTAAAACACAGCACTGTAAAAACAGAAGACTACGTGAGTGTATGCATAAAAGATCCTAGCTGAGGGTAATTCTTCTTTGAGGTCTTTGGTTATAATCTCATGTGCTAGCTTCCTTCATAAAGAGAGTTATAATAGTCATACCGTCAGCAGAttttcccttcctggttgtgAGTTTCACTGTTTCCCAAGTTCTATGCaggcagagaacaaagaaaaacaatcagcGGCAGAGAAAAGAATATTCTGTAGACATAAAACTTCATAATGCAATGCATGCAAATATGCTACTGAGAGTGGCCAAGGAGCACAGTAAAGACCTGTACTTCATCAGCCAACTGTGCTTTCTTGTAGCACAggtgaaaataaagaaacttgtCACCTCTCCCCCCAGCCTCTGGCTGCCATCTAAGCGGAAGCGGCTGAGCACTGGAGCCATTGTGCCCTCAGAGTACTTTGGTTTGAATTGTAAGTCTACAGTCAGCAGCACAAGCTGGTAGTGCAGTTGTCCAGGCCTTCTGCAG from Microtus pennsylvanicus isolate mMicPen1 chromosome 4, mMicPen1.hap1, whole genome shotgun sequence includes these protein-coding regions:
- the Nudt5 gene encoding ADP-sugar pyrophosphatase isoform X2, whose protein sequence is MENQESTDSSQNAKQHIISEELISEGKWVKFEKTTYVDPTGKTRTWETVKLTTRKGKSADGVSIIPVLQRTLHYECIVLVKQFRPPMGGYCLEFPAGLIDDGESPEAAALRELEEETGYKGDVAECSPAVCMNPGLSNCTTHVVTVTINGDDAANVRPKPNPGKGGICGSDFFTKE
- the Nudt5 gene encoding ADP-sugar pyrophosphatase isoform X3, producing MENQESTDSSQNAKQHIISEELISEGKWVKFEKTTYVDPTGKTRTWETVKLTTRKGKSADGVSIIPVLQRTLHYECIVLVKQFRPPMGGYCLEFPAGLIDDGESPEAAALRELEEETGYKGDVAECSPAVCMNPGLSNCTTHVVTVTINGDDAANVRPKPNPGDGGMLFNSQWLAL
- the Nudt5 gene encoding ADP-sugar pyrophosphatase isoform X1, giving the protein MENQESTDSSQNAKQHIISEELISEGKWVKFEKTTYVDPTGKTRTWETVKLTTRKGKSADGVSIIPVLQRTLHYECIVLVKQFRPPMGGYCLEFPAGLIDDGESPEAAALRELEEETGYKGDVAECSPAVCMNPGLSNCTTHVVTVTINGDDAANVRPKPNPEFVEVISLPKNDLLARLDALVAEEHLTVDARVYAYALALKHANSKPFEVPFLKF